The Noviherbaspirillum saxi genome includes a window with the following:
- a CDS encoding LysR family transcriptional regulator has protein sequence MERLVEMMAFAKVVETRSFSAAAQQLKTSKSLVSKQVSNLESALGVRLLNRTTRRMSLTEIGSAYYEHCARIAQEIDAAAETVTQLQVEPRGVLRITSPVIFASLHLAPALQTFLKRYDEVEVELNATDRPVDIVEEGYDLAIRISDNPPANMIARRIAPVRWVTCASPEYLERHGTPRTPQELAQHQCLVYQGIPALRSGWRYQTGSKEISLSVNGKCRVNNSEVLLQLALDGLGIVLFPTYILGHHLKSGRLKEILPDSVANPDMSMYAVYMPNRYMQPKVRAFIDHLLAHFGPDPHWDQF, from the coding sequence ATGGAACGCCTGGTGGAAATGATGGCTTTCGCGAAAGTGGTTGAAACCCGCAGCTTTTCGGCGGCCGCGCAGCAACTGAAAACCTCGAAATCCCTGGTCAGCAAGCAGGTCAGCAATCTGGAAAGCGCGCTCGGCGTCAGGCTGCTGAACCGTACCACGCGGCGCATGAGCCTGACCGAGATCGGTTCGGCCTATTACGAACACTGCGCCCGCATTGCGCAGGAAATCGATGCGGCGGCCGAAACCGTGACCCAGCTACAGGTCGAGCCGCGCGGGGTATTGCGCATCACTTCGCCGGTGATCTTTGCTTCGCTGCACCTGGCGCCGGCGCTGCAGACTTTTCTGAAGCGCTACGACGAAGTGGAAGTCGAATTGAACGCGACCGACCGTCCGGTCGATATCGTCGAGGAAGGCTACGATCTGGCGATCCGTATCAGCGATAATCCGCCGGCCAACATGATTGCGCGCCGCATTGCACCGGTGCGCTGGGTGACCTGCGCCTCGCCGGAATATCTTGAGCGGCACGGCACGCCGCGTACGCCGCAGGAACTGGCACAGCACCAATGCCTGGTTTACCAGGGCATTCCGGCGCTGCGCAGCGGCTGGCGCTACCAGACCGGCAGCAAGGAAATATCGCTGTCGGTCAACGGCAAGTGCCGCGTCAATAATTCCGAGGTGCTGCTGCAACTGGCGCTCGATGGCCTGGGGATCGTGCTTTTTCCGACCTATATTCTTGGCCACCATCTCAAGAGCGGCCGTCTGAAAGAGATCCTGCCCGACAGCGTGGCCAATCCCGACATGAGCATGTATGCGGTCTATATGCCGAATCGTTACATGCAGCCCAAGGTCAGG
- a CDS encoding DUF2917 domain-containing protein, translated as MNAKVHKTSVADAVTTHDSAMHKLAPAGETITLDQAQAAHLHDAAGWTVRALDGSVWITQDGDIRDVVLETGEAFVLDRNVPALLSPLGKARISVRLDTCCEQKQPRRAGMTALPASARLSIA; from the coding sequence ATGAATGCCAAAGTTCACAAGACTTCCGTAGCCGACGCTGTCACCACACACGACAGCGCCATGCACAAGCTCGCCCCAGCCGGCGAAACCATCACACTCGACCAGGCGCAAGCCGCGCATTTGCACGATGCAGCCGGCTGGACCGTGCGTGCGCTCGACGGCAGCGTCTGGATCACGCAGGATGGCGATATCCGCGACGTGGTGCTGGAAACCGGCGAAGCCTTCGTACTCGACCGCAACGTCCCTGCACTGCTTTCACCGCTCGGCAAGGCACGCATCAGCGTCAGGCTCGACACCTGCTGCGAGCAGAAGCAGCCGCGTCGCGCCGGCATGACTGCCCTGCCGGCCAGCGCACGCCTGTCCATCGCATGA
- a CDS encoding GNAT family N-acetyltransferase, translated as MGSLFPFSLDWKDYLPFGLNGSNAPGQADDADVRDTFRLRNGTAVTLRAVRADDADRIQSLVHDLSMESRYHRFFYPLHELPPDMLARFTLNDPTGAMTVLAVIRSGDSEVAIGMAQYVADPYPLRGEFAVVVSDEWQRSGLGTRLIQTLICVARAAGITQLEGDVLAENEAMVRLMVSMGFALDTHEDGAYLWKASKVLSTPEWGCSSLADIAARARHREVRMELTGPKQQTPSRTASPRSGQPCSHCFR; from the coding sequence ATGGGTAGCCTGTTTCCCTTTTCGCTCGACTGGAAGGATTATCTTCCATTCGGGCTGAACGGCTCGAACGCGCCCGGCCAGGCCGATGATGCCGATGTGCGCGATACCTTCCGCTTGCGCAACGGCACCGCAGTCACGCTGCGCGCGGTACGGGCCGATGACGCCGATCGCATACAGTCGCTGGTACATGACTTGTCGATGGAAAGCCGCTACCACCGATTCTTTTATCCGCTGCATGAATTGCCACCCGACATGCTGGCGCGTTTCACGCTGAACGATCCGACCGGGGCGATGACCGTGCTTGCCGTGATCAGAAGCGGCGACAGCGAAGTGGCCATCGGCATGGCGCAGTATGTCGCCGATCCCTATCCCTTGCGCGGCGAATTCGCGGTGGTGGTCTCCGATGAATGGCAGCGCAGCGGCCTCGGCACGCGGCTGATCCAGACGCTGATCTGCGTCGCGCGTGCGGCCGGCATCACCCAGCTTGAAGGCGACGTGCTCGCGGAAAACGAAGCGATGGTACGGCTGATGGTCAGCATGGGCTTCGCACTGGATACGCATGAAGACGGCGCATATCTTTGGAAGGCGTCGAAGGTGTTGAGCACTCCGGAATGGGGATGTTCATCGCTGGCGGACATCGCAGCGCGAGCCCGGCATAGGGAAGTCAGGATGGAGCTAACCGGTCCTAAGCAACAAACTCCATCCCGGACTGCATCACCCCGATCAGGGCAGCCTTGTTCTCATTGCTTTCGCTGA
- a CDS encoding DUF4214 domain-containing protein gives MGMTYQIHDAASKYGLGNMAASTALSTANQNLLGSIVSITPSWVGDAPALGQPAAVAVGFAGGFTGNIGFTLTSYTTIVVTSISYVHTASNETLLSANGSMAFSANDVTAVLAEQRVYASGDTLFGNSFNNALRGFGGNDTIDGGGGNDTAYFNGARSLYQITQNGGTLTVSGPDGVDTLRNVERVAFSDKALAFDTGGSAGQAYRLYQAAFDRKPDTGGLATWMNYMDQGHSLTEVSTMFQQSTEFITKYGTNVSTAQFVTLLYKNVLHREPDSGGFAMWSNLLDTNQWGRADVLIGFSESNENKAALIGVMQSGMEFVA, from the coding sequence ATGGGAATGACCTACCAGATTCACGATGCGGCCAGCAAGTATGGCTTGGGCAATATGGCGGCCAGCACCGCGCTGTCTACCGCCAACCAGAATCTGCTCGGCTCCATTGTCAGTATTACGCCAAGCTGGGTCGGCGACGCACCGGCGCTCGGTCAGCCTGCTGCGGTTGCTGTCGGGTTTGCCGGAGGCTTTACCGGCAATATCGGCTTTACCCTGACTTCGTATACCACCATCGTGGTGACCTCGATAAGCTATGTGCATACCGCGAGTAACGAGACGCTGCTGTCCGCCAACGGCAGCATGGCTTTCAGCGCGAACGATGTCACCGCAGTGTTGGCGGAACAAAGAGTCTATGCAAGCGGCGATACCCTCTTTGGCAATTCATTCAACAACGCGCTGCGCGGCTTCGGCGGCAACGACACCATCGATGGCGGCGGAGGAAACGACACCGCATACTTCAATGGCGCGCGCAGCCTTTACCAGATTACGCAGAACGGCGGTACGCTCACGGTGAGCGGACCCGATGGCGTCGACACACTGCGCAATGTGGAGCGTGTGGCCTTTTCGGACAAGGCCCTGGCATTTGACACCGGCGGCAGTGCGGGTCAAGCCTACAGGCTTTATCAGGCGGCCTTCGATCGCAAACCGGATACCGGCGGCTTGGCGACCTGGATGAATTACATGGATCAAGGCCACAGTTTGACTGAGGTCTCGACCATGTTTCAGCAGTCGACCGAGTTCATTACCAAGTACGGCACCAATGTAAGCACTGCGCAGTTTGTCACGCTGCTGTACAAGAATGTGCTGCATCGCGAACCGGATTCCGGCGGCTTTGCCATGTGGTCGAACCTGCTCGATACCAATCAATGGGGCCGCGCCGATGTATTGATCGGCTTCAGCGAAAGCAATGAGAACAAGGCTGCCCTGATCGGGGTGATGCAGTCCGGGATGGAGTTTGTTGCTTAG
- a CDS encoding PAAR domain-containing protein has protein sequence MTQAARLGDPIGHSPSMSWLLRGLLIGAGIAVVGVALVGTGGLAAAAIIGGAAAFGAGLGDLFSTMSWAPKEVCGAIVGACSANVFTNGLRAGRAHIDIAHCSKHSNPHPLIATGSPTVFINGLPAARVSDKISCGAVITGGSNNVFIGGGVTQTDPITPEHLVPGRVHGILFLIGGASAVALAGPVVAIGGLIAGAAGGKLGEVLGGKVFGAGSDGEKWSLLAGSLVGGFAGAKAAPKTWGFAKRVTIDVQPGTLGMSGGNIKIDLKPSTGRYKVKKMDGKYMSENEAENSVWPGRQVTYLSESERAEYRLVFKDGKAYEADGSLFDTTDTPNGKAIFVMDGEGNFFAYKYAEVGEFHHSSFLAGKPVAAAGELTSYDGLIVEISNKSGHYKPSVDFLLQAMNELENKGVSIESIFPDIYSH, from the coding sequence ATGACACAAGCAGCACGTCTTGGGGATCCGATCGGCCACAGCCCCAGCATGAGCTGGTTGTTGCGCGGTCTACTGATTGGTGCCGGGATCGCGGTTGTTGGCGTGGCACTTGTCGGTACAGGTGGTCTAGCTGCCGCAGCGATTATTGGAGGAGCTGCAGCTTTCGGCGCTGGACTTGGCGATCTGTTTAGTACGATGAGCTGGGCACCCAAAGAGGTATGTGGAGCTATCGTAGGTGCTTGTTCCGCCAATGTCTTCACAAACGGACTCCGTGCAGGCCGCGCGCATATCGACATTGCACATTGTTCCAAGCACTCCAATCCGCATCCGCTGATCGCAACCGGCAGTCCGACCGTGTTTATCAATGGATTACCCGCTGCCCGTGTCAGTGACAAGATCTCATGCGGTGCGGTAATCACTGGGGGATCTAACAACGTCTTCATTGGCGGTGGGGTAACGCAGACTGATCCAATTACACCCGAACACCTTGTACCAGGACGGGTTCACGGCATTCTGTTCCTTATTGGAGGAGCGAGTGCAGTGGCCTTGGCTGGGCCGGTGGTGGCTATTGGAGGACTGATCGCAGGTGCTGCAGGTGGAAAACTTGGAGAGGTGCTAGGCGGCAAGGTCTTTGGCGCCGGGTCAGATGGGGAAAAGTGGTCGCTACTTGCTGGGTCTCTGGTCGGCGGTTTTGCCGGAGCAAAGGCAGCTCCAAAGACTTGGGGGTTTGCTAAGCGGGTAACTATTGATGTTCAGCCTGGAACGCTTGGAATGAGCGGGGGGAATATCAAAATAGATCTAAAGCCATCAACCGGAAGGTATAAAGTTAAGAAAATGGATGGAAAATATATGTCAGAAAATGAGGCCGAAAACTCGGTCTGGCCAGGGCGTCAAGTTACATATTTATCTGAGTCGGAAAGAGCAGAATATCGACTGGTATTTAAGGATGGAAAGGCCTATGAAGCCGATGGGAGTCTTTTCGATACAACCGATACACCTAACGGGAAGGCTATCTTTGTCATGGACGGAGAGGGAAATTTCTTCGCTTATAAATATGCAGAGGTCGGTGAATTTCATCACTCAAGCTTTTTGGCGGGTAAACCAGTTGCCGCGGCCGGAGAACTGACATCCTACGATGGCCTCATCGTTGAAATTTCCAATAAAAGCGGACATTACAAACCTTCCGTTGATTTTCTGCTGCAGGCGATGAATGAGTTAGAAAATAAGGGCGTATCTATTGAGTCCATATTTCCTGACATTTATTCACACTAA
- a CDS encoding DcrB-related protein: MNQHQINEATFTLPTELKDKTVHMFVTSEDGPNEFNVVISRANLEAEEHLEHFKDRLVAELERALPIFELTGSIDRTLSDIPAIEIIYRWNNDGIRMHQRQVITASTQGDTDAVQALMIAATCPKPFSDHWNQVFDDLLDSIRLRQPFVEASDVGPQLEDMLDEPTATAPTDTSPTDPPYIFALAVRDRLLHIFDNEEEACRLINPIEVEDRLWEFFDCQGNPLKPDFVQPNTGIIWRSGGKYLLRECSATDRLPLSLCMDRIRQVRGKFPMNSIPAIERHFERLSLASSITMQNSDPNQ, encoded by the coding sequence ATGAACCAACACCAAATCAACGAAGCAACGTTTACGCTTCCTACGGAACTCAAAGATAAAACCGTACATATGTTCGTGACGTCCGAAGACGGTCCAAACGAATTCAATGTCGTCATATCGCGTGCGAATCTCGAAGCGGAAGAGCACCTGGAGCATTTCAAGGATCGTCTGGTCGCAGAACTCGAACGCGCGCTTCCAATTTTCGAGCTGACCGGCAGCATCGATCGTACACTGAGTGATATACCGGCAATCGAAATCATCTATCGTTGGAACAACGATGGGATACGTATGCATCAACGGCAGGTGATCACTGCCTCGACGCAGGGCGATACCGACGCAGTGCAGGCGCTTATGATTGCCGCAACCTGCCCGAAGCCTTTCAGCGATCATTGGAATCAGGTCTTTGACGACTTGCTTGACAGCATACGGCTACGGCAACCATTTGTAGAAGCGAGTGATGTCGGGCCACAGCTAGAAGATATGTTGGACGAGCCGACGGCTACAGCGCCGACCGATACGTCGCCTACCGATCCGCCCTACATCTTCGCGTTGGCAGTACGAGATCGCCTGCTCCATATATTCGATAATGAAGAAGAAGCTTGCCGTCTCATAAATCCAATAGAAGTTGAAGACCGGCTTTGGGAGTTTTTTGATTGCCAGGGCAATCCTTTGAAGCCCGACTTCGTTCAACCGAATACCGGAATCATATGGCGTAGCGGCGGTAAGTATCTGCTTCGAGAATGCTCCGCAACAGATCGCTTGCCGCTCTCGCTTTGCATGGATCGCATTCGACAGGTACGAGGCAAGTTTCCGATGAATAGCATTCCTGCCATTGAACGACACTTTGAGCGCTTGTCACTTGCATCGTCGATCACTATGCAAAATTCAGATCCGAATCAATGA
- a CDS encoding lysozyme inhibitor LprI family protein, translating to MASNNIFIMRTLSSISLAIVFLALNQLTNALAHDSSLAEPNYSKSYRSCMDKAEGVTIEMRSCIGRELSIQDNRLNRNYKRYFESVEGHVKKKLRTAQQAWIQFRNKECELAGSLEEGKTLEPILIGSCYLDMTARRADELE from the coding sequence ATGGCGTCAAACAATATATTTATTATGCGAACACTATCATCGATAAGCCTGGCGATTGTATTTCTCGCTTTGAACCAACTGACGAATGCGCTCGCACATGACAGTTCTTTAGCAGAGCCGAATTATTCTAAAAGCTATCGAAGCTGCATGGATAAAGCAGAAGGAGTCACCATCGAGATGCGCTCGTGCATAGGTAGGGAGTTAAGTATTCAAGACAATAGATTGAATAGAAACTACAAGCGCTACTTTGAGAGCGTGGAAGGTCACGTAAAAAAGAAACTTAGGACTGCTCAACAAGCATGGATACAGTTTCGCAACAAAGAATGCGAGCTCGCGGGTTCTTTGGAAGAAGGTAAAACCTTAGAACCAATTCTTATTGGTAGTTGCTATCTCGATATGACAGCGCGCCGGGCGGACGAATTGGAGTAA
- a CDS encoding type VI secretion system Vgr family protein gives MSSKPVENENKGELIDSLPLSAFGADKLLKPVASAMKSIEAMKTGDAHHALMEGLSAAGGLNKNIAKAATAAKVAQKLVAYAESKAGKPVSAPQTNAVIADHPLSGRAINDFAAKVPSFMPRPAPAGDSGDEIEPGMARASVGLLPGFSDQTRLLRFYAALPADKTLQIESFHGSAGLSELFSFHLTLIATNADIDLKDMIGKNVTIGIQHDQTDAHYINGYVNSFAFSHSDGGFAFYHAEIVPWLAYLTRRVNCRIFQDESVVSVLTTIFSEDYSGFADYEFRLTKSCPTENYIVQYNESDENFVCRLLEKHGLFYYFEHHATGHKMVIADTSSSEACCKPHPLHAKIEFNAGNRTQDKDAITHIGAQRTLQSAKVALNTFDFKAPLTPQYVELPTVAEQGDVPKLEIFDGNPAFNYKNVTDGAREAKQRLEVFEWQAKVFAGTSDCRGLQPGKTFILTNHEWFKPENPTDADFVVLSVSYSARNNYFERGGSAVYGNSFTCIRRKIPYRPRLTHAKPRMPGPQTATVVGPKGAEIHTDKFGRIKVQFHWDRYGRHNETSSCWIRVSQPWAGQNWGTVAIPRIAQEVIIDYLEGDPDRPVCTGRLYNVSQPMPYALPDAAHMMGFKSRSTPGGGGYCEMVIHDKKGHELINIHSQKDMVTTVQNMQATIVNGASQTNRITSGFQITTVKKKIEMESQTEFIHLKAATAITLEVGASKILLDASGKITIQGVHVDVIGSGRIDLNTNAGAAAPAPSPAQIPAPAPSVPVMPAGAASTAKAPPAAGGRQDPALAAPKVTGPKAVQTPATAPKPSTPARSGNGKRIGHLSRKHETSGRGVGTVSTGVGDPGGVSYGSYQLASKKGMVQSFLRAEGAEWAHEFKGLDPTVRDGDFGKKWKEIAAKSPKQFEDAQHNFIERTHYKPVLASVKKQTGVNLLNQSETLKDVVWSCSVQHQGAAGFIAEAVQSVKLKPDSLDYDKALINAIYDHRSSYVGKSKKLKPDIKANLQARYAKERKDALVVLQQEQD, from the coding sequence GTGTCTTCCAAGCCGGTTGAAAACGAAAACAAAGGCGAACTCATCGATTCTTTGCCTTTGTCCGCTTTCGGCGCGGACAAGCTGTTAAAACCCGTCGCTTCCGCAATGAAATCCATCGAGGCCATGAAGACGGGCGATGCACATCACGCCCTGATGGAAGGGTTGTCCGCGGCGGGCGGTCTGAACAAGAACATCGCCAAGGCGGCAACTGCGGCCAAGGTCGCGCAAAAGCTCGTGGCCTACGCCGAAAGCAAAGCCGGCAAGCCTGTAAGCGCACCACAGACCAATGCGGTCATCGCCGATCATCCTTTGTCGGGACGGGCCATCAATGATTTTGCCGCCAAAGTCCCATCCTTCATGCCAAGACCAGCACCCGCCGGCGACAGCGGGGACGAGATCGAGCCTGGCATGGCGAGGGCTTCTGTCGGCCTTCTGCCTGGGTTTTCGGATCAAACCCGGCTGCTGCGGTTCTATGCCGCTCTGCCCGCCGACAAGACCTTGCAGATCGAATCCTTCCATGGCAGCGCCGGCCTGTCCGAACTCTTCAGTTTTCATCTGACGCTCATTGCAACGAACGCCGACATCGACCTCAAGGACATGATCGGCAAAAACGTCACCATCGGCATCCAGCATGACCAGACGGATGCGCATTACATCAACGGTTACGTGAACAGCTTTGCGTTCTCGCATTCCGACGGTGGTTTTGCGTTCTATCACGCCGAGATCGTGCCCTGGCTGGCGTACCTGACGCGGCGCGTGAACTGCCGCATCTTCCAGGACGAGAGTGTCGTCAGCGTACTGACAACAATATTCAGCGAAGACTATAGCGGTTTTGCCGATTACGAGTTTCGTTTGACCAAGAGCTGTCCAACCGAAAACTACATCGTTCAATACAACGAGAGCGATGAAAATTTCGTATGCCGTCTGCTTGAAAAGCATGGCCTGTTCTATTACTTCGAGCACCATGCGACCGGCCACAAGATGGTCATTGCCGATACATCGAGCAGTGAGGCCTGCTGCAAGCCGCACCCGCTTCACGCAAAGATAGAATTCAACGCCGGCAACCGCACGCAAGACAAGGATGCGATTACCCACATCGGCGCGCAACGCACGCTGCAATCGGCAAAGGTCGCGCTCAACACCTTTGACTTCAAGGCGCCGCTCACACCGCAATATGTCGAGCTCCCCACTGTTGCGGAACAGGGAGATGTCCCGAAGCTGGAAATCTTCGATGGCAATCCCGCCTTCAACTACAAGAATGTCACAGACGGCGCCCGCGAAGCGAAACAAAGGCTCGAAGTCTTTGAATGGCAAGCCAAAGTCTTTGCCGGCACGTCGGATTGCCGTGGACTACAGCCGGGAAAGACCTTCATCCTGACCAACCATGAATGGTTCAAGCCGGAAAATCCGACGGATGCCGATTTTGTCGTGCTATCCGTGTCGTACAGCGCCCGCAACAATTACTTCGAGCGTGGCGGCAGCGCCGTTTATGGAAATTCCTTCACCTGCATACGGCGCAAGATCCCGTATCGGCCGCGCCTGACACACGCCAAGCCGCGCATGCCGGGCCCGCAGACGGCAACCGTCGTCGGTCCGAAAGGCGCCGAGATCCACACCGACAAGTTTGGACGGATCAAGGTTCAGTTCCACTGGGACCGCTACGGCCGCCACAACGAAACCAGTTCCTGCTGGATTCGCGTATCGCAGCCATGGGCCGGTCAGAACTGGGGTACCGTCGCGATCCCGCGCATTGCGCAGGAAGTCATCATCGATTACCTCGAAGGCGATCCCGACCGCCCGGTCTGCACCGGCCGTCTATACAACGTCAGCCAGCCGATGCCGTACGCCTTGCCCGACGCCGCCCACATGATGGGTTTCAAGAGTCGGTCGACGCCTGGCGGCGGCGGTTATTGCGAAATGGTGATCCATGACAAAAAGGGCCACGAGCTCATCAATATCCATTCGCAAAAAGACATGGTGACCACGGTGCAGAACATGCAAGCCACCATCGTCAACGGCGCAAGCCAGACCAATAGAATCACCAGCGGATTCCAGATCACCACGGTCAAGAAGAAGATCGAGATGGAATCGCAAACCGAGTTCATCCACCTCAAGGCCGCCACTGCCATCACGCTCGAAGTCGGCGCGAGCAAGATTCTTCTTGATGCGAGCGGAAAGATCACGATTCAGGGTGTGCATGTGGATGTGATTGGGTCTGGGCGGATTGATTTGAATACGAATGCGGGAGCGGCTGCGCCGGCCCCGTCACCGGCTCAGATTCCTGCACCTGCACCGTCCGTTCCGGTTATGCCAGCAGGTGCGGCTAGCACAGCGAAGGCACCTCCGGCTGCAGGTGGACGGCAAGATCCTGCCCTAGCAGCGCCGAAGGTCACAGGGCCGAAGGCTGTGCAAACTCCTGCAACTGCGCCCAAGCCATCAACGCCTGCGCGGAGCGGTAACGGAAAGCGCATTGGGCATTTATCCAGAAAGCATGAAACATCTGGTCGGGGAGTCGGAACCGTATCCACTGGCGTTGGCGATCCAGGTGGAGTTTCATACGGCAGCTATCAGCTCGCATCCAAGAAAGGTATGGTGCAAAGCTTCTTGAGAGCAGAAGGCGCGGAGTGGGCGCACGAGTTTAAGGGGCTGGACCCCACAGTTCGGGATGGAGATTTTGGGAAGAAGTGGAAAGAGATTGCGGCCAAGTCGCCGAAGCAGTTCGAAGATGCTCAGCATAATTTCATCGAGCGTACGCATTACAAGCCCGTTCTGGCGAGCGTAAAGAAGCAAACGGGAGTGAATCTTTTGAATCAATCTGAGACGTTGAAGGATGTGGTCTGGTCCTGCTCCGTGCAGCATCAAGGAGCAGCGGGGTTTATTGCGGAAGCAGTTCAGTCAGTCAAGCTCAAACCTGACAGCCTTGATTACGACAAGGCACTGATAAATGCGATTTATGACCATCGGTCAAGCTACGTCGGAAAGTCAAAGAAACTAAAGCCAGACATAAAAGCAAATTTGCAAGCGCGCTATGCAAAAGAAAGAAAAGATGCATTGGTCGTATTGCAGCAGGAACAGGATTAA
- a CDS encoding DUF6311 domain-containing protein, translating to MPDFTFFMDFRSAFLLKLKRPSIWMPVFIGLLAFTGFTGGAILNPLNVDWILSAGGDSLQHYIGWNFFRNEPFFQYPFGKTYGFGETLSSSIVFSDSIPIFAFVFRIFSGLLPQQFQYFGLWICACFILQSIFAWRLLSRFTNDVFLLCLSTSFFALAPMMLWRLSVHAALAGHWVILAALDVYFDERAKKRHWALLTGLTCLIHAYLLAMVGAIWLTDLIRRVVARKMRASSGLAELALIFLVIGVVATSAGYFMLGASPTQAGFGYFRLNLLEPIRPSLDWPIFGDTSLPHGDYEGFTYLGPGLWLLCVLAAVLWFKGKREGKLADGIVPLCILGIGFLLFALSNQVAFGPRELFAYSYPAFLEPFTGTFRASGRFAWPVVYMLLLALFAVYLKSMPRNAAIAILTLLFVVQAIDLSDESGRLRQRWSTNWKTPLASPFWDEVPKLYRRIAFVTPGFLTPNYGPLALLASDNRMSVNGGYFARIDPIKLSSAKEELRAAMEAGRFRSDTLYVFNDRALWAEAVDNFNQDGFIGSVDQLNIVAPGYRGCLTACGLKDPEPPQRYELDSVLEFGSGGGIEQYAREGWHMPEGDGRWTDGNKAKVSMTLNSSDAESYKLQLKFLPFVATPHPTQRVTVLVNGHLSAKWELSNANEAIKNIHVDGASIRSRNGKVSIVFSLPDAASPRSVAFNEDERAIGIFVKSMKLSVASTELASQINK from the coding sequence TTGCCCGACTTCACCTTCTTTATGGATTTTCGATCTGCGTTCCTGTTGAAACTAAAGCGTCCATCGATATGGATGCCTGTTTTTATAGGGCTGCTAGCGTTCACAGGGTTCACAGGCGGGGCGATTCTGAATCCGCTGAATGTCGATTGGATCTTGAGCGCAGGCGGGGACTCGCTACAGCACTACATCGGGTGGAATTTTTTCAGGAATGAACCTTTCTTCCAGTACCCGTTCGGCAAGACATATGGATTCGGCGAGACCTTATCCAGCTCAATCGTCTTCAGCGATTCCATACCCATCTTCGCATTCGTCTTCCGTATCTTCAGCGGTCTATTACCGCAACAATTTCAGTACTTCGGGCTGTGGATATGCGCATGCTTTATTCTTCAAAGCATTTTTGCGTGGCGTCTTCTGTCCCGATTCACCAACGACGTCTTCCTGCTCTGTCTTTCTACTTCATTCTTCGCCCTGGCTCCAATGATGTTGTGGCGGCTGAGCGTACACGCCGCATTAGCCGGGCATTGGGTGATCCTGGCGGCGCTGGATGTTTATTTCGATGAGCGAGCGAAGAAGCGGCATTGGGCGTTATTGACCGGCCTTACTTGCCTTATTCACGCCTACCTCCTGGCGATGGTCGGGGCAATATGGCTGACGGACCTCATTCGACGCGTGGTTGCCCGCAAGATGCGGGCTTCGAGCGGACTGGCCGAGTTAGCCCTGATTTTTCTGGTGATAGGCGTTGTCGCGACGAGTGCAGGTTACTTCATGCTTGGTGCTTCGCCGACCCAGGCGGGTTTCGGGTATTTTCGGCTGAACCTGCTCGAGCCGATCCGCCCATCCTTGGACTGGCCAATTTTTGGCGATACCTCGCTTCCTCATGGCGATTACGAAGGGTTTACTTATTTGGGTCCGGGGCTATGGCTGCTATGTGTGCTGGCGGCAGTGCTTTGGTTCAAAGGAAAGCGCGAGGGAAAACTTGCCGATGGCATAGTCCCTCTGTGCATACTCGGAATCGGATTCCTTCTGTTTGCATTATCCAATCAGGTGGCTTTCGGGCCTCGAGAGTTATTTGCGTATTCCTATCCCGCGTTTCTTGAGCCATTTACCGGAACGTTCAGGGCATCGGGCCGATTTGCCTGGCCCGTGGTTTATATGTTGCTTCTGGCGCTGTTTGCCGTGTATCTCAAGTCCATGCCGCGTAATGCAGCAATCGCTATCCTCACACTGTTATTCGTCGTGCAGGCTATTGACCTGAGCGATGAGTCGGGACGATTGCGTCAGCGTTGGAGCACGAATTGGAAGACGCCACTGGCCTCTCCGTTTTGGGATGAAGTGCCGAAGTTGTATCGAAGAATTGCGTTTGTTACCCCTGGTTTCCTGACGCCGAACTATGGTCCGCTGGCATTGCTTGCGTCTGACAACCGCATGTCCGTCAACGGCGGCTACTTTGCCAGAATCGATCCAATCAAGCTCTCGTCTGCAAAGGAAGAACTCAGGGCCGCCATGGAAGCCGGTCGCTTTCGGTCCGACACGCTGTACGTGTTCAATGATCGGGCCTTATGGGCCGAAGCCGTAGACAATTTCAACCAGGATGGGTTTATTGGTTCAGTCGATCAACTGAACATCGTAGCGCCCGGTTATCGCGGGTGCCTGACTGCTTGCGGCCTGAAAGATCCAGAGCCGCCGCAACGATATGAACTGGACAGTGTGCTCGAGTTTGGAAGCGGCGGTGGCATAGAGCAGTATGCCAGGGAAGGATGGCATATGCCGGAGGGCGACGGTCGATGGACGGACGGAAACAAGGCAAAAGTTTCGATGACCCTGAACAGTTCGGATGCCGAGTCATACAAGCTGCAACTCAAGTTTCTGCCATTTGTGGCGACTCCGCATCCGACGCAGCGGGTTACTGTCCTTGTTAACGGGCATTTGAGTGCAAAATGGGAGCTGTCCAATGCCAACGAGGCGATAAAAAACATTCATGTCGATGGCGCATCCATACGTTCCCGAAACGGTAAAGTCTCTATTGTGTTCTCGCTGCCGGATGCCGCGTCACCGCGCAGTGTGGCCTTCAACGAAGATGAGCGAGCAATCGGAATTTTCGTCAAGAGCATGAAGCTCAGTGTTGCATCCACTGAGCTTGCCAGCCAAATCAATAAATAA